The Cryptomeria japonica chromosome 2, Sugi_1.0, whole genome shotgun sequence region tagttttttagaAAGATTGTTTGCAAGAGTGGGAAGATTTGATATTGTTGTTAAATTATTATATAGTTTTATGATCATTTTGATATTGGGGAAAACTATTGTATTTCCGTGGATTTAATTTACTGACATTGTCGTGAATGGTCTTGTATTGTTCTTTGTGTTTGTCGTAAATGTTCATGGATTCCTTGGTTGAACAGATTGGGAGTCCTATGGTTTAACCTTGATATTATTTGGAAGTAATCCCTTATCATACCAATGCCTGTGAAGTTTTATTGTTAATCTCCGCGAAAGGTTTTTCATTAAATTTTGCCTAGAGATCTTCCTATAGCTTTACTGAGGAATGATCTCATGTTTTGGATCTACTTAATATTATTTTGATAATCCTCTTGGGTTGCTATTGCCTTTGcatctttatttgtttgattttaCAGTCGTTTGGTAGCCTTAGTAAGTTCCACGACTTAATCACAATCCTTTATTTCTATCTTTTCTGAGTTCCGAGACTCTGTCTTGAATGCACCATAGTCTGTGTTATACGCAACATTAGTTATATTAAATGTGCCATTGTAtcttttgaatgtgttgtttatctGTCATATGTGCTAGAACCGTTGTCAAATGTGCTAGTTCGGGTATTAAAGGCACCATAGAACTCATTTAATGTGCCACAAAATCTGTCAGATGCACCATTCTGTTCCATTTTCATGTTTGTGGTTGTTTTAGCTTTTTGAGTCAGATTTTTGGATTCTAAGTCTATCCAAAGgctattttatgttgtcatttgaATACTGAAGTTGTTTTGGGATTGATTATGGTGACTATATCCTGGCCTATTGCAGACTTTGTCTTCAATTGGTGGGCTACTTAGAAGTGAACCTTAACCCTCTTACCTATCCAAGCCATCCTTCATGTTGGGACTTCAagaattttgttgaattttgaaggcCCAGGTTTGGAATTTTGATTTTTGCACTCAGAAAGCACCCTGTTGAGTTAGCTCAAGTAGCTCAGTTTGAGAGCCAATTGTCATGAGAAATCCCTTTGGGGAGGTGTTAGGATCCAATTGGAGATTCCATATGTCCATTTGCAACTTCCTATGATCAATTCTGATGAGTTTTTGAAGTCTTTGTTTGGAGATCTAGAAGTAGGTTTGTCGATTTGCAACAGTTACCCTTTCTAAGGAGCCTAATTTAAAAAGTTGTATCTTTGCGATGGCTAAATATTAATCCTATCTGATAGTTTTCCATGattctctacaattttttgaaGCCCCATGCCAAGTGGCATAGACCCATGAATCCATTTGATGAGTTTTCCAACTTGATTTTGTTTGCAAAAAGTTGTTTGGCAAACTAGAATGTGTCAAACTACAATTTGTAGCCTCACATATGAATTTTTATTTCACTACCATTTGACCTGCACATTAAAATGGTTGTACCCCATGATTCTCTACATAATGATCTACCACTTTCCCAGTTTGTAGCCCCCCAACTCatcatttgatcagttttcaagaCCCACACAGAACAAACTTTTTCAGGGTTCACAATCAACACTTTCCTAATTTTCAAAGGCAACTTTGAGGGTTAATATTTTGCACATGTGACCTAATCAGGCCAAACCCTCCTGCACACTCATTCATGGTAACTAGATGTTTCAATGTGCCAGGTGGCAGCTCCTGAGACGGAGGTTTGATATTTTTACAACTCAGTGTTTGAAGGGGTCTCAAGTTGTTTTAACAGGTGCATTTTCATAAACAATTGAGTAGATAACTTTGTGGATTAAAATATTTTGCCTCGAGAATTTTCATGAACTAGGGAATGGGCATTCTGGATTTGTTGCAAAACGTACTTCAGATATGCCAGGTTGTAGACCTTGATCAGGTGTTTTGGTtagttttcaaagctgattccgGGGGCTACTCAGTTTGTTTTGGCCAAAATTCAAAGTTGCAAAATGTCAAGTTTGATAATTGCTCAATCAATTTTTCAGATTTAGAGCatcttaattaataaatttcgtggctttgccacttttatcaaaaaaaataaaatgttaataagtgaaaaaaaacatattttttcatttattcatatattttttaataataaaataaatattatcattaatattcatatagaaaaaatattaaacttaaaaatatcaatttaaaaatACCTTACTTGTATCATAAATTTAATATACACAAGAATAATATCTTTTAGATACATTTAAGATATTTATAAAGCTTGAGTTGCACTCAAACCTAACTCaaaattaattcttattctttcatgTGAGAGTTTGCATTCAAGTCTTGTTGGTGCAAATTTGATAGAATAGATACCCTTCAATCCTGGGTCTTAGTAAAAAAGGTTTCAACCTAATGCTCGCACTCTTAATTTGAATAACAACTTTATGAATGAAAAAAACCCTGAAAATAAATAAAGCTAATATATAAAGAATGGAGGAATGGAGGAAGAGAATAAAATGTAGACTTCTTGGAGGAAGAGTCGACAAAACGTAGACTTTCTTGTAGTTGGAAGATATAATGAGATCATCATAATTATAACCGAGTATTTAGGGCGTTGAAGGAGAAGATTCACAGTAATAATGTTGAGAATGGATTTACTCAAATGAAAAAAATGCTAAATACATGAACGGACAAATTTGAAAgctttttattactgttattggaTGAAATAGAGAGGAATATGATGCTTCCGGTCTTGTGACGCTAAACAGAAAAAGTTAAATGGCATTACTATTTGGTGACGTTAACAATTTCACAAGATTATAGAATTGGGATCAAACGATGAAAAAATTGGTTCCAGTGTAGTAGAACCAGCTCAGATCGATATGGAGGAGTCGGCTATGGATGCCCATTTTCTGCTGAGAGGTGGCAGGCCAAGTTATGAGAACAAAAAGTATTCAGAAGCCCAAATGGAGGCTTTGACAGCTTTGTGTGATACCCTGTTTCCTTCTCTAGATCACCATGCAATTTCAAAGAACGATCCACAAGAGAATGATGAAATTAAATCTTTCTATGGCACCTCGGCTTCCCAGGCTGGAATACCCCTACATGTATACTTGTTTCTCTGTTTTTAAGTGTATTTTAAAATCAAGTACATAGTAGTATTTAATTTTAACGAGATTTTGGGTTTCCAAGCAGTACTCGTGAGGAGAAAATTGTATAATATTTAAGAGGTTTTGGATCTCTGCCTGACCCATTATCAGTGTTAAGAAAGAAAGCCTGTGCTCGTTTCAGAATCTGTATCCTCGTTTATTTTTTACATAGTTGAGAGAATTGACATTGATTTTCAAGATAGTGTATTTCAATATGCTttctaaaatcaattcaattcggAGGTATTTAAGTTTATTGCGATTTAGGGTTTTTCTTCAGAATCTATTTTCAAGGTGTAAAACTTCAATTTGTTTCTTCAAAATTTATGTTCTTGTTTCTAATGAAAACATAATAGATATGTATCTTTTGTTTTTGGATTCAACTGTGTAAGattttttgtatcaatgttttggATTATACTCGTCGTAAGAAAAAAAAATCCGGATCACATTTTTTTCTCCCATAGCTCTCTCATCTTGATGATAGATCACATAATGTTATTCTGAACATTGATATGCAAAAAAATCTTATGCAGTTAAATAAAAGATACGAATCATAATAAACTGTGAAAATCTAATCTTTTTATTGAAGAACATATTTGTTTTTAGAGGAATCAGCCTTGATGATTGAGATTCTGTATTTTAAGGCGTTTTCTTGTGTTATTTAAGTCTATTGAGATTTTGGGGTTCTTTACCATCCGTTATCAGACTTAAGAAGGAAATCTTTGTTGTTTCTGCAGAATCCACATTCTTCTTTCTATACTTTTTCTGAGTGGAGaaaacaattttttgttttttttggagtTAAGAGAAATTAAACATTAAGGATTGAAATTATGtgttttaatttatttctttttggGAAAACAATTGCAGTTAGCAGGCTATATGTCTGAGCGCTTGGTACACGCTTCTTTGGGATTGCTGAGCCTAGCATTGTGGCTTCTTTCAACATGGTACGGGACATTTATATTGTGTTGGAGATTATCTCTATCCTCTCATTTTCCCTATTTCCAAAGGTTTTCTCAGGTTGTACAGTACAGAAGGGAAAAAATTATGCTCTCTTGGTCACACAGCTACTTCTATCTCTTTCGTCAACTATTTAAGGGCATCAAATTCTTATGCTGCCTCACGTTCTACACAAAGGTAGATACCCATTAACGATAAACATTTTTAGACCGGCCTGTCTGtaaatttatgtttttaaaatTGCAAAAGCACATGAATGGCAAGCCCTTCCCATACATGTATAGATATTAGATGCTGCTCATTCAATGTTTTTTAAGGTTTTGCATATTTCAGGTAAAATCCATAATTGTATGCTAGAACACCTGATGGAGCTTTGGAAAAGGGTGTCATACTAGGTGCCTGATTGTTTTGTAAATTCTGTTTCTTGAAATTGCAAAAGCACATCATTGATGAGCTCTTTCTCATTAAAAAAATGAACCAGTTTTATGTTCTTATAACTGTTATGTAAAGTATTGTATAAAAGTTTCAGGataacaattttcaattttttgattaaagatcacagagtgtgatctgataTAGAAATACGCACAGTTATTATCCAATAAAATTTTGTACAATACTTTATGAACTCTGGAAAAATCCTAGCCATTCCTTGATTCTGGAAGGCTAGATATTTCTTCTTTCACAAGGTTTCTGAATGCTTTCAGATTGTTGTGGTCTCCCTCCTTGTCTGAGATAGTTTATGCTCCATCCTGATTGGAGATTGTCTCTGTTCAAGGCAGTTCTTAAGGAAAAACGTTACAGAAAGCCTTTCAAAACTCACTTGTACTTTTTTATCTCCTTGGTTGCTTTGTTTCCAGCTTAAGGGTTTTTGTTTGGTTAATGGCTTGGGgttccttcctaaacccctttgttATGAGGGTGTACTATTGGGGAGCCGATATCCTTGTTCCTGCTGATTTGTTGCTCTGGTCAAAAGCCTCACTTTCTAAATGGAGCCCTCTCCTTTTTAGGTTTTGGTGGTCTTACTGCTTGTGAGTTCCTTTAGCTCACTGCCTTTTTGACCATTTTATAATGGTTCAAACCTCTCCTGATTTTATCTAATCAAAATTGTGGAAATATCATACCATCTACTATTATGTAAAGATTTTGACCTATGTTAATTCACTTGTTTGCTTGCACAATCATATtcaataatttttctattttaatttttaaatcaaccAGTGAAGGATCTGCTCCTGGTTTTTATGGAAGAGAATGATCTGTACAAATGGAAAATAGTCTGAAGAAGGACAATCCTTCTTTCTGGTTTGTTGACTTGTTTTCTTCCATATCTAAACTAAGTGCCTTTTTTGTGCAGACAATAGACACTGAATCTTCTACAAAGTTATGATTGTTGGAATGTGAAGCTCAAATTGGACTCTTAGCTAGtagtggttgagtcatcatggctATCTTAGCTAGACAAAATTTGCCCGCAGTTTTTTACTGGTATAGTTTTACCaggtttttccacgtaaatctgtgtgttatgtgctattgttctCCTCTACAAATTTTctgcacttgttatttttctcacaatGATGACTTTCACAataattttgattggattttatcAGTAATAAGATCGCTAACCATATatgctaaaaaaacaaaaaaacaaaacaaaaacaaaacaccaCAACAACAACTCTCTGAAGGACAAATGGTAACAGGCCAGCTGAAGGGACAATACCACCATCTATAATAGTCCCCCTAATATTGGATTGTATTCTATTAAGAGATGATTGTGTTAATGGTTAAGAGGCTAATATCCAAATTTGGTTAAAGAAAAGGTGCACCAGTATCCTTTAGTGCGCTACAATTGTTTTGTGATTGCAAGTATGCACAAGTGATGATTGCTGGGCCTACTCTTACCAGAATAATGTCATTTCATGAGTTGTGCTCCCACTTTTTTAATTATTATGTCCATAGGCTCTAATGGGAGTTGAGGAAGAATTTgcggaaacaaataaaaaattatcgTTTCATGATAGCAACTTTTTATTTCTTAAAAAAATATAGATATAGtagttaaaattattaaaatttttttttatattagataaagattattttcttatttttatttagtagtatttttttttttttttcaataaaaatggATATTTAGTagctttttttttttgtgatttaataaaattatatttttaaatattttatttttaaaattttaatatcttacataaattttaaaaatataaatatgctagtgttttaatctaatttaatttaatGAAGACCATTTTAATCTCTCAAGGTGGTCTTCATTTGATTCTTTTGTTTATGTGATTTATGTGATGTTGATCTATGTTAGTTTCATTTTACGTTAATGTTAGCCTTGTGTCTTACAACATAATCTAATTCTCCATTAAAGGTGTTCTTCTTTTCCTCAATTACATATTTTAGAACAATCTTTTTAATTAGTATAATTTCTATTATCTTTTgtgtatgtccttgttttccatctCTTATCCTTAAAGGCCAGTTTAGGTGTCCTTATATTTGATCTCTCAAAGTGGTCTTCATCTGtttcttttgtttgtttgatttatgTGATTTAGTTTCATTTTACACTAATGTTTCTTTATCATTTGtgtttatattcctttttatttgtaCTCTTTGTTTTTGCAGCCTTGTGTCTTTCAAAATAATTTAATTCTCCATTAAAGATGctcttcttttcctcaattacatcttttaaaataatctttttaattagtataatttttttatcttttatttatgtcATTGTTTTCCATCTCTTatcttttgtttgtttgatttatgTGATGTTGATCCATGTTAGTTTCATTTTACACTAATGTTTCTTTATCATTTGTgcttatattcctttttatttgtaCTCTTTGTTTTTGCAGCCTATTGTCTTTCAAGATAATTTAATTCTCTATTAAAGATGctcttcttttcctcaattacatcttttaaaataatctttttaattagtataatttttttatcttttatttatgtcATTGTTTTCCATCTCTTATCTTTAGATGCGAGTTGATTTTTTAGGTGTTCTTGTATCTGATCTCTCAAAGTGGTCTTCATCTCATTCTTTTGTTTGTGTGATTTATGTGATGTTTATCCATATTAGTTTCATTTTACACTAATGTTTCTTTATCATTTCTacttatattcctttttatttgtaCTCCTCTTTTTCTAGCCTTGTGCCTTTCAACATAATCTAATTCTCCATTAAAGGCACTCTAGTTTGCCTCAATAACATCTTTCAAAACAATCTTGCAACACAATTTTAAGGTTTTGTTTTCTATCTCATTGTAATTCTATCCCTCTCCTTAATTTTAGAGTTGAGTTTATTGATTAATTATATAAACagtcaattttttttaaagatttgtgaATCACTACTAATGAAACATGGGTCACATGAGAGATTGGTTCTCATGAATCACTAAAATTTGACTTAAAAATTACACAATTGAAtcctcataataataataataactctgaAATTTTTGCAGGTGGATGAGAAGAATGAAAATCCTTCATGGAAAGCAATGGGCTACTGTGGGCCAGACCCAGAGTTGCTAACCCAAAGAAGAAAGGAAGCCACGAAAGGTCCACTGCATGACAAGGTCATTGACATGCAAGATGTTGCAGTAAATAACATCACTGAAACCCTACGCAAGGCAGGTTGTGAGGTCACAGAGGGCAGTTCCGGAAAAGGAGAGAAGAAAGAGAAATCAATCACTATAAAATGCGACGTGGTAGTAGTTGGGTCAGGCAGCGGAGGAGGAGTAGTTGCAGGGGTGCTTGCAAAGGCAGGACACAAAGTGATAGTGGTAGAAAAAGGCAAATACTTTGCAAGAAACGATCTGTCCTTACTGGAAGGGCCATCAGTAGATCAGATGTATGAGGGGGGCGGGCTCTTGGCCACGGACGATCTCGGGGTGGTCATCCTGGCCGCCTCCACAGTGGGCGGAGGATCCTCAATCAACTGGTCCGCCTCACTCCGCACGCCTGCTCACGTTATTTCCGAGTGGAGTAACGAACTCAAGCTCCCTCTTTTTTCTTCCCCCAAGTTTGCTCAAGCCATGAACACCGTGTGCGAGAGAATGGGCGTGAACGAGGCAGTATGTAGCGAAGGTTTGGCTAACAAGACACTGAGAAATGGGTGCACGCACCTCAACTACGAGGTGCTCAACATTCCGCGCAATGGTGATCCGGGGCATCGGTGCGGGTGGTGCTGCTTCGGCTGCAAAGACGGAATGAAACAGGGCACGCAAGAGACGTGGCTCGTCGACGCCGTCAATCACGGGGCCGTCATTCTCTCCTCATGCAAAGCCCAGCGAATCATCATCACAAACCGCATGCAAAAGGCGGCGGCTGCAGGTGGGAATGGCTTAAACCATACACTAATCTCATGTTCTTATGCAGTTGTTTATGACCATTTTCAAATTTAAGTAGAGAGTGTTTAGGCTAGTCTTAAATCTCACACACTAAGCAATATATTAAGTCTAAAGAATGTAGAatgtatgcattgacatgctatttttatCTAAAAccgtaatatatatatatatatatatatatatatatatatatatatattagtttagaatgtttattataaaaatataaatttatttagaatattttgaaatgaaaGGATTTAGAAGATGGAAGGACgctgtttctaattttataatattttaatatgattttttagaatagttctatttttccatatgaatttaaaaacttgtcataattgaaatgatagaatataattgataaaatattttaatatgaacttttacaatatattctatttttttatatatgaatttaaaaacttagtcaatttaattttttaaatatatttaataagattattatagaaacttatttagtaaatttaagatttttgcatatattaataatttatcattattttctcattaagataatgattttcatttcttcccaagaaagatgtCCATTGATTTTCACTGTTTCAACTTCTAGAGGGGTATAAAAGAATCTTTCTTACTTTGTTGGAGCTGCAGGTACTTAGAGATTgactttcaacattttttttcatcTCCTTTTTATTTGCCTATAATTTTGCTTGCAAGAAATATTACTAATAATTTCATTTGCAAAaagaaatattaataataattataatttcatttacaaaattATTTAAGAAGATTGCTAAGTAGTCATTTTCCCATCCATGGGCCAAGTGCTCCACAAATTGCTCGTCAATGCTACTACTTACTTTATTTCATTTTATGGATAGTAAAATGGCTGCTTATTTTTATGCAATCTTCTTAAATCATTATTCGTAATTTGGCTAGTTGGTgctcaattttttgaaattttttgaagaacAATTTGTGCATCAGGTGgccaataaaaaagaaaaaaaaatggtgaAGCCACATGTCAGCTTTTTTCAATAACTAGCTACTACTTATTTCTAGCCCCTCCATTTTATTCAaagcttattttcaatttttaagctTTCTCCTAATTAAACTTTTGCATGGGAACACCCAACTGCTTAAATTTAAGTAGAATATGTTCATAAACAGCCACATAAGGACATGGggttattttcaatttttaagcagCCATTGCTCCATTAAAATAGGAAAGATTTCAGTTTATCTTTTTCTTCTAATTAGAATATTAACATGGGAACGCTGCAGGTGTTTAAATGCATGGGGACATAGGGTAAGCTTACACTTCTAGATTTAAAAGTGTTATTGTTTAGGCTTAATATGTTACTTAATgtatgtggtcacactaagaatacaattaaaatgttaaacattcaaaattgaCTAATATACTGTAGACTtcacttaatatgttgcttagtatgTAAGATTTAAGACTGGCCCTGCAGGTGTAGTGATCGAGGCAGGAAACAGGGGGTTACGAATGGAGGTGCACTCAAGAGCCACGGTGGTTTCCTGCGGAGCGCTCTGCAGCCCCGCTCTGCTTATAAAGAGCGGCCTGAAAAACCCCAACATTGGGCgcaacctccacctccaccccgTCCAGATGGCGTGGGGGTTTTTCCCAGAGGCCAGTGAAAAGAGCTACGATGGCCCCATTATGACTGCAATGCATCCAGTGGGCGATGACCCATCTGGGTACGGGGCCATCATCCAGACCCCTTCGTTGCATCCGGGCTTCTTTTCAGTCCTGATGCCATGGATTTCAGCACTCGACATGAAAGAACGAATGTTGAGGTTATCCAGAACGTGTCATCTTTTAGTCTTGGCCAGAGATAAAGGCTCTGGCACAGCCAAGCTGCCGGGCCACTTAACATACCGCCTGAGCTCCCACGACGAAATGAATCTGAACAAAGGAATCGGAAAGGCCCTCAGGATTCTCGTCGCTGCGGGTGCCCAGGAAATCGGGACTCATCATTTCAAGGGCGAGCGTTTGAGGATTTCTGGTTCGAGTGAAGAGGAGATTGAGAGGTTTATTAAAAATGTGAGCTTGAGACGATTGAAGGACTTGTCGACGCCTCTGTGCTCTGCGCACCAGATGGGCAGTTGTAGAATGGGGGCGGATGAGCGCGTTTCGGCGGTGGACGGGAGAGGTGAGTCGTGGGAAGTGAAGGGATTGTTTGTGGCCGACGCAAGCGTGCTTCCAACTGCTCTGGGCGTTAATCCCATGGTTACTGTTCAGTCTATTGCTTACTGCATTGCCAACTTTGTTCACCACTCTCTCAATACTGAACCATCTCTATTTGAATGCATACAAGTCGGAAGTCCAAGTTCAATGTCACTACCAGGGAGAGGATTCAGTAGTTGAATTTGTTTCAGTTGTTGTGAGAGTGGTTGTTGATTTAATATTCATATTTTGatttaatgttcaatttttttgacaacattgcacactttaaagttgttattgctatgatgactatccataattgaatgaaatgtatcttTAGATGTAAAAACCAACCactcatgtgatgccacatcagttgcaAATGTCGGGGGCTCTTTTGTACtactattggtctcacctttttttggggttgttttggacaccttggtaaaaagcatgctgatgtggcatcatatttgattatgtggccctgaaaccttagttatgaGAGAATTGAAATTttcatgtaggattttgagaagcacgtAGCACGAAGCTAGGGTGCTCATTTGTGAGGTATTAGTAGCTTGAGTTGCACATAGTACTTGCCTcgaagaataaaatatttaattttttaaaatggtggtatttttataatttatttacaatAAGACAAATTAACTTGAGTTGTTTGTTGTTCCTTGTGTTTGTTCACTATTTTAACACTCACAAATCAACTAATCAATATATAAAGCCACTAATAAATCATTTGGCtatcaatattttaaaatatttttaagaaaaaataaacTCAACTTAACTAGTATATCAAACTTTAAATCAACCAATCAATATGCTAAATTTATTATTCATTAGAGTTAATTTTAATATGTTACAATTTAATTAGGATTAATTTTGATATAACATAATTATTATTCATATGATACTAAtttattgttaaatttatttatttttgcatatatgaataagaaaaaaatatttaaatttttacattAAATATGAATAtgagaaaaaattaaaaacaaaaataatatcaagtttattagatattaaaaataaaaataacaaattacggaaaaaatttaaaaattatattttaatatataataaaaataaaataaacaaattaaatattattttaaaattc contains the following coding sequences:
- the LOC131051612 gene encoding long-chain-alcohol oxidase FAO4A — its product is MEESAMDAHFLLRGGRPSYENKKYSEAQMEALTALCDTLFPSLDHHAISKNDPQENDEIKSFYGTSASQAGIPLHLAGYMSERLVHASLGLLSLALWLLSTWYGTFILCWRLSLSSHFPYFQRFSQVVQYRREKIMLSWSHSYFYLFRQLFKGIKFLCCLTFYTKVDEKNENPSWKAMGYCGPDPELLTQRRKEATKGPLHDKVIDMQDVAVNNITETLRKAGCEVTEGSSGKGEKKEKSITIKCDVVVVGSGSGGGVVAGVLAKAGHKVIVVEKGKYFARNDLSLLEGPSVDQMYEGGGLLATDDLGVVILAASTVGGGSSINWSASLRTPAHVISEWSNELKLPLFSSPKFAQAMNTVCERMGVNEAVCSEGLANKTLRNGCTHLNYEVLNIPRNGDPGHRCGWCCFGCKDGMKQGTQETWLVDAVNHGAVILSSCKAQRIIITNRMQKAAAAGVVIEAGNRGLRMEVHSRATVVSCGALCSPALLIKSGLKNPNIGRNLHLHPVQMAWGFFPEASEKSYDGPIMTAMHPVGDDPSGYGAIIQTPSLHPGFFSVLMPWISALDMKERMLRLSRTCHLLVLARDKGSGTAKLPGHLTYRLSSHDEMNLNKGIGKALRILVAAGAQEIGTHHFKGERLRISGSSEEEIERFIKNVSLRRLKDLSTPLCSAHQMGSCRMGADERVSAVDGRGESWEVKGLFVADASVLPTALGVNPMVTVQSIAYCIANFVHHSLNTEPSLFECIQVGSPSSMSLPGRGFSS